One window of the Gammaproteobacteria bacterium genome contains the following:
- a CDS encoding HDOD domain-containing protein, translating to MLEEKFLSELLDDIYHNRLILPTLPEVALKVRKVIDDPNATAAQIAKVVATDVALSVRLIHVANSPLLRGRTVVDNLQTAIARLGNVLVRNLVTGLVMEQLHQARTPLLKARLTVLWQHSTQVAAISHVLATHFTKLKPDEAMLGGLIHDIGALPILARAEKVPELMADKEALDRIIVHLHTQVGKAILQAWNFPSELVSVVAEHEDTDRDKAPEADYTDVVLVANLQSYINSTHPHSNADWEHIPALAKLGLSPEVSIVTMEETAEDVQEVQRLLTS from the coding sequence ATGTTAGAAGAAAAATTCCTGTCCGAGTTGCTAGACGATATCTACCACAACCGGCTCATTCTGCCGACCCTCCCGGAGGTCGCGCTCAAGGTGCGAAAAGTGATAGATGACCCCAATGCCACTGCCGCGCAGATTGCCAAGGTTGTCGCCACAGACGTGGCGCTGTCGGTGCGCCTAATTCATGTAGCGAACAGCCCGCTGCTACGTGGGCGCACCGTGGTAGACAATCTGCAAACTGCCATAGCGCGCCTGGGTAATGTACTGGTACGTAATCTGGTAACCGGGCTGGTCATGGAGCAACTGCATCAGGCGCGCACACCGCTACTGAAGGCACGCCTCACTGTGTTGTGGCAGCATAGCACCCAGGTAGCGGCCATTAGCCACGTGCTCGCGACGCACTTCACCAAACTCAAACCCGACGAGGCCATGTTGGGAGGTCTGATACACGATATTGGTGCACTGCCCATACTCGCTCGCGCAGAAAAAGTACCTGAACTGATGGCCGACAAGGAAGCGCTTGACCGGATTATTGTCCACCTGCACACGCAGGTAGGCAAGGCGATACTGCAGGCATGGAATTTCCCGTCCGAGCTAGTCTCGGTAGTTGCCGAACATGAAGATACTGACCGCGATAAGGCACCCGAAGCCGATTATACCGACGTGGTACTAGTGGCAAACCTGCAAAGCTATATTAACAGCACGCATCCTCACAGCAATGCCGACTGGGAACACATCCCCGCACTTGCCAAGTTGGGCCTCAGCCCGGAGGTAAGCATTGTAACGATGGAAGAGACCGCAGAAGACGTGCAGGAGGTACAGCGGCTGCTGACGTCCTGA
- a CDS encoding folate-binding protein, with product MTALENDEFPVDHAHTHRAMPEHTVYVDLTHLGLIAVEGVDAARFLQGQLSNDIDAVTETRSQLNAWCNARGRVLALVRVYLRSTTYYLQLPRDHLEATLDRLRMYVLRSRVTLTDASDVLLQTGIAGADAPALLAHWLDISLPAKANGVASTQLANAAVSVLALPGTQPRFVIIATAAATRDLRHQCATTATAASADTWSLLDIRAGLPAIHGATQDMFVPQMINLDLIDALSFTKGCYPGQEIVARSHHLGAVKRRMHYARASGNTPPVPGSALYAIDSGDKIGHVITAVIGPEGDTELLAVLPTTDTVCQRVRLDGADGPLLHIMQLPYLLPE from the coding sequence ATGACAGCTCTCGAAAATGACGAATTTCCTGTCGACCACGCACATACGCATCGTGCCATGCCGGAACACACGGTGTATGTCGACCTCACACACCTCGGATTGATTGCGGTGGAGGGAGTGGATGCCGCCCGCTTCTTGCAGGGCCAGTTGAGCAACGACATTGATGCTGTGACCGAGACACGCAGTCAGCTCAACGCCTGGTGTAATGCCAGGGGCCGTGTGCTGGCGTTGGTGCGTGTATATCTGCGCTCAACCACCTATTATCTGCAACTGCCACGTGATCATCTGGAAGCCACACTCGACCGCCTGCGCATGTATGTTCTGCGGTCACGGGTAACCCTCACCGACGCCAGTGACGTGCTGCTGCAAACCGGAATCGCTGGTGCCGATGCGCCAGCGCTGCTGGCACATTGGCTGGATATCTCCCTTCCTGCAAAGGCCAACGGCGTGGCCAGTACACAACTGGCAAACGCGGCCGTCAGCGTGCTCGCCTTACCCGGCACCCAACCCCGCTTTGTCATCATCGCCACTGCTGCCGCCACACGAGACCTGCGACACCAATGTGCCACTACGGCTACAGCGGCCAGTGCCGACACCTGGTCACTGCTCGACATCCGCGCCGGGCTACCCGCCATACATGGCGCCACGCAGGACATGTTCGTGCCACAGATGATCAACCTTGATCTCATAGATGCGCTAAGCTTTACCAAGGGCTGCTATCCAGGCCAGGAGATCGTCGCTCGCAGCCACCATCTGGGCGCGGTAAAGAGACGCATGCACTACGCCCGTGCGTCTGGCAATACCCCCCCTGTACCGGGCAGCGCGCTATACGCCATTGACAGCGGCGATAAAATCGGCCATGTCATTACCGCCGTCATCGGACCAGAGGGGGACACGGAGTTGCTCGCCGTGCTACCCACAACCGATACCGTCTGTCAGCGCGTCCGCCTTGATGGCGCGGATGGACCATTGCTGCACATTATGCAGTTGCCTTATTTGCTACCGGAGTAA
- the nadB gene encoding L-aspartate oxidase, giving the protein MTDHTHSADVLIIGSGIAGLSLALRLAPHARVHIVTKGPLTEGATYYAQGGISAVLDKRDSIASHIEDTLSTGVGLCDPDIVRFTVERGRSCIQWLVDQGVAFTRETLVDGTHDYHLTREGGHSHRRIIHAADATGRAVASTLEQLVRQHPNISLFEQHIAVDLITAAKLGRTRQRCLGAYVLNRGSDQVETFRARFVVLATGGVGKVYLYTSNPDVATGDGIAMAWRAGCRVANMEFVQFHPTCLYHPKAKSFLITEAVRGEGGRLLLPDGTPFMTQFDPRAELAPRDIVARAIDHEMKRLGAPCVYLDISHQPADFVRSHFPTVYARCLEFGFDMTKGPVPVVPAAHYTCGGVVTDQAGQSDIAGLYAIGETAHTGLHGANRMASNSLLECIVFAAAASEHILQQLAHAPLPDDLPPWDESRVTDSDEEVVVAHNWEELRRFMWDYVGIVRTTKRLQRAQRRVDLLTREISEYYANFRVSNDLIELRNLTLVADLIIRSALARKESRGLHYTLSHPESDQTHPPASTILVPEGYATRRAATHASA; this is encoded by the coding sequence ATGACCGATCACACACACAGCGCAGACGTTCTCATCATCGGCAGCGGTATAGCTGGACTCAGTCTAGCTTTGCGTCTGGCACCTCACGCACGCGTCCATATCGTCACCAAAGGTCCGCTGACGGAGGGTGCCACCTACTACGCACAAGGCGGCATTTCGGCCGTGCTCGACAAGCGCGACTCCATCGCCTCGCACATCGAAGACACCCTGAGTACAGGCGTGGGGCTGTGCGACCCTGATATAGTCCGCTTCACGGTAGAGCGCGGCAGGTCCTGCATCCAGTGGCTGGTTGATCAGGGTGTGGCCTTCACCCGCGAGACACTGGTCGACGGCACACATGATTACCATCTCACCCGCGAAGGTGGTCACAGTCACCGCCGCATCATCCATGCCGCCGATGCCACCGGACGCGCCGTGGCATCTACACTGGAACAACTGGTACGCCAACACCCCAATATTTCCCTGTTTGAGCAACACATCGCCGTCGACCTGATCACGGCCGCCAAGCTGGGACGCACTCGCCAGCGCTGCCTGGGGGCCTATGTGCTCAATCGCGGAAGTGACCAGGTGGAAACGTTCCGCGCACGCTTTGTGGTACTCGCGACCGGCGGCGTAGGCAAGGTCTATCTCTATACCAGCAACCCGGATGTGGCCACTGGCGACGGCATTGCCATGGCTTGGCGCGCCGGGTGCCGTGTCGCCAATATGGAGTTCGTGCAGTTTCACCCCACCTGCCTCTACCACCCCAAGGCCAAGTCGTTCCTGATCACCGAGGCAGTGCGTGGCGAAGGCGGGCGGCTGTTGCTGCCGGATGGCACCCCCTTCATGACACAGTTCGACCCGCGCGCTGAGCTCGCACCGCGCGACATCGTGGCACGCGCCATCGACCACGAGATGAAACGCCTTGGCGCACCATGCGTCTACCTCGACATCAGCCACCAGCCTGCAGACTTCGTCCGTTCACACTTCCCGACAGTGTATGCACGCTGCCTGGAGTTTGGCTTCGACATGACCAAAGGGCCGGTACCGGTGGTGCCTGCCGCGCACTATACCTGTGGCGGTGTTGTCACGGATCAGGCGGGACAGAGCGATATCGCCGGTCTCTACGCCATCGGCGAAACTGCCCACACCGGCCTGCATGGCGCCAACCGCATGGCCAGCAACTCGCTGCTGGAGTGCATCGTATTTGCTGCGGCAGCCAGCGAACACATCCTGCAACAGCTGGCCCATGCGCCTCTGCCGGACGATCTCCCACCCTGGGATGAAAGCCGTGTCACAGACTCCGACGAAGAAGTGGTAGTAGCGCACAACTGGGAGGAGTTACGCCGCTTCATGTGGGATTATGTCGGCATTGTGCGCACCACCAAGCGCCTGCAACGCGCGCAACGCCGGGTCGATCTGCTGACCCGTGAAATATCCGAGTACTATGCCAACTTCCGGGTCAGCAATGACCTGATCGAGTTGCGTAACCTTACGCTGGTGGCCGACCTCATCATCCGCTCAGCACTGGCGCGCAAGGAGAGTCGTGGCCTGCACTACACACTGTCTCACCCCGAGTCTGACCAGACTCATCCACCCGCCAGCACTATTCTGGTGCCAGAGGGCTATGCGACGCGGCGAGCAGCCACACACGCAAGCGCCTGA
- the rpoE gene encoding RNA polymerase sigma factor RpoE — MGEHTIDRELIERVQRGDKGAFDILVLKYQHKIVRQVSRYVRDLSEAQDVAQEVFLKAYRALPGFRGESAFYTWLYRIADNTAKNYLMAQKRRPSGSGIELEDAEQAGLESALVVVATPENLLLRDEIEKTVFSAIEQLPEELRTAITLRELEGLSYEDIAQAMGCPVGTVRSRIFRAREAIDSKLKPLLSH; from the coding sequence ATGGGCGAGCATACTATTGATCGGGAGCTGATTGAGCGCGTTCAGAGAGGAGACAAGGGGGCATTTGATATCCTGGTGCTGAAGTACCAGCACAAGATCGTGCGCCAGGTGTCGCGTTACGTCCGTGACCTCAGTGAGGCGCAGGATGTGGCGCAGGAGGTGTTTCTGAAGGCGTATCGCGCATTGCCGGGTTTTCGCGGGGAGAGTGCATTCTATACTTGGCTCTACCGCATCGCTGATAACACGGCCAAGAATTATCTGATGGCCCAGAAACGCAGACCCTCCGGGAGCGGTATCGAGCTGGAGGATGCGGAGCAGGCTGGGTTGGAGTCGGCATTGGTTGTAGTAGCCACTCCCGAGAACCTGTTATTGCGGGACGAGATTGAAAAGACAGTGTTCAGCGCCATTGAGCAGTTGCCAGAAGAGCTGCGTACTGCGATCACCCTGCGCGAGCTGGAGGGTCTGAGTTATGAAGATATTGCACAGGCCATGGGCTGCCCGGTAGGCACCGTACGCTCCCGGATCTTTCGGGCGCGCGAGGCGATAGACAGCAAACTGAAACCCTTATTGAGCCATTGA
- a CDS encoding sigma-E factor negative regulatory protein gives MTTDRAEQISALVDGELHGSDMKRVLDELECDAGLKGCWGRYHLISDVLHNHAVQLNRSRNDSIMPLSDKTHSMRGWHSRRIIKPLAGFALAASVAALAIFSVQTFVFISPGTDTSQLAAWSPPSIAASPVGTPLQGARWESAQPAFESRLNHYLTNHNEYSTSAGLQGMLPHARIVAYDADK, from the coding sequence ATGACAACGGATAGAGCAGAACAGATATCGGCGTTGGTAGATGGCGAGCTGCATGGCTCTGACATGAAGAGAGTTTTGGACGAACTTGAGTGCGACGCCGGACTAAAAGGCTGCTGGGGGCGGTACCACCTCATCAGCGATGTCTTGCACAACCATGCTGTTCAACTCAACCGCAGCCGGAACGACAGTATCATGCCCCTGTCAGACAAGACACATAGTATGCGTGGCTGGCACTCCCGGCGGATAATCAAACCGCTCGCAGGCTTCGCCCTCGCCGCATCAGTCGCCGCCCTGGCCATTTTCAGTGTACAAACATTTGTATTTATCTCCCCCGGTACCGATACCTCCCAACTCGCAGCCTGGTCACCACCCTCAATAGCCGCCTCGCCCGTGGGTACCCCGCTGCAGGGCGCGCGCTGGGAGTCAGCCCAGCCGGCATTTGAATCACGGCTCAATCACTATCTGACCAATCACAATGAATACTCTACGTCCGCCGGCCTGCAAGGTATGCTGCCCCACGCGCGGATCGTGGCGTATGACGCGGACAAGTGA
- a CDS encoding MucB/RseB C-terminal domain-containing protein: MRQLARTCSAGLLLLMPLSPLWAADGAKEARTLLEKMVQATRTLNYDGTFVYMHEGRLMTLRILHGADVKGERERLISLSGTAREVMRGEHGNVCILSDNRNVVGNAHARRPFNGALTMDVDRLASYYDFTLTGEDRIANRSAYMVAVIPKDQYRYGYRLGVDSATGLLLKSDLVNERGKLVEQILFTSLGISDTPPAELQEPCDVEHAGWHSDAHKKAPHLTVDVGWSVAQLPEGFTLAEHEKQIMPGRPMPVEHLVFSDGLALVSVFIEKLADSDSFSGVTHRGAVNAYGTVVDNHQITVVGEVPRTTVQLIGESIRYVPVAQP; this comes from the coding sequence ATGCGTCAACTGGCCAGGACTTGTAGCGCGGGCCTGTTATTACTGATGCCGTTGAGCCCGCTCTGGGCAGCAGATGGCGCGAAAGAGGCGCGCACACTGCTGGAGAAAATGGTGCAGGCGACCCGCACCCTGAATTACGACGGCACCTTTGTTTACATGCACGAAGGGCGTCTTATGACGCTGCGTATCCTGCATGGTGCGGACGTCAAGGGCGAACGCGAGCGCCTGATTTCCCTGAGCGGTACCGCGCGTGAAGTGATGCGCGGTGAACATGGGAACGTCTGCATCCTGTCTGATAACCGCAATGTGGTGGGCAATGCCCACGCGCGCAGACCTTTCAATGGCGCACTCACCATGGACGTTGATCGGCTTGCCAGCTATTACGATTTTACGCTTACGGGTGAAGATCGCATTGCCAATCGGTCTGCTTATATGGTTGCCGTAATACCTAAAGACCAATACCGCTATGGTTACCGCCTTGGCGTGGATAGTGCCACAGGCCTGTTGCTAAAGTCAGATCTTGTAAACGAACGCGGCAAACTGGTCGAGCAGATTCTGTTTACCAGTCTCGGCATCAGTGACACTCCGCCCGCTGAGTTACAGGAACCCTGTGATGTTGAGCACGCTGGCTGGCATAGTGACGCACACAAGAAGGCGCCTCACCTGACTGTCGACGTGGGCTGGAGTGTTGCGCAGTTGCCAGAAGGTTTTACGCTTGCCGAGCATGAGAAGCAGATTATGCCGGGCAGACCCATGCCGGTGGAGCACTTGGTATTCAGTGATGGGCTGGCGCTGGTTTCTGTGTTTATAGAAAAGCTGGCGGACTCAGACAGTTTTTCAGGTGTTACCCATCGTGGCGCAGTCAATGCCTACGGTACGGTAGTGGACAACCATCAGATTACCGTTGTGGGTGAAGTACCACGTACCACCGTACAGTTGATTGGCGAGTCAATCAGGTATGTGCCAGTGGCGCAGCCATGA
- a CDS encoding SoxR reducing system RseC family protein — MMEEQARVVALQPGFVWVETERKSTCGACSLSKGCGSAVLARLLGSRRTRIKAMNTLPVTVGDEVVLGLAEDALIRGSLVLYALPLLALLLGAFAGEYISALLRLEQDETWIVLPALAGLAAGLAGVRVFARRIGDDVRYQPVVLRRTGSQ, encoded by the coding sequence ATGATGGAGGAGCAGGCACGTGTGGTCGCCCTGCAGCCCGGATTTGTCTGGGTGGAGACCGAACGCAAATCAACCTGTGGGGCCTGCTCATTGAGCAAGGGCTGCGGCAGTGCCGTACTGGCCAGGCTACTGGGATCGCGCCGCACACGGATCAAGGCCATGAATACCCTGCCTGTGACAGTAGGCGATGAAGTGGTACTGGGGCTGGCAGAGGATGCCTTGATCAGGGGCTCGCTGGTACTGTATGCGTTGCCGCTGCTGGCACTGTTGCTGGGCGCATTCGCGGGCGAGTATATAAGCGCCCTGCTGCGCTTAGAGCAGGATGAAACATGGATTGTACTGCCCGCACTTGCAGGCCTGGCTGCGGGGCTTGCTGGCGTCAGGGTCTTCGCCCGGCGCATCGGAGATGATGTGCGCTATCAGCCGGTAGTACTGCGCCGCACAGGGTCACAGTAA
- a CDS encoding DegQ family serine endoprotease: MKHFFAVRHIAVCSLLYAALLIVPFGAVQARDLPDFTVLVERNSPAVVNISTTQKIQHPRGKMPPRMENPFPDSPQFDDFFRHFFGDGDGGGPEAFNSQSLGSGFIISPQGYVLTNNHVIKNADKIVVKLSDRRELTAEVVGTDERSDIALLKIEADNLPVVKIGDSDNLKVGEWVFAIGSPFGFDHSATAGIISAVGRNLPSESYVPFIQTDVAINPGNSGGPLFNLDGEVIGINSQIFSRTGGFMGLSFAIPMDVAMEVTEQLKSKGQVTRGWLGVIIQDVTQELAESFGMSKPQGALVAKVLPGGPAEKAGVQVGDIVLEFSGKVVEESSNLPRLVGRSRVGESADTKVLRNGKQVMLKIKVGELPQEEDLKLGMREPKSITDNKLGMVVVEMSPEQRKQLEIKGGVLVQQVDDGPALKGGVRRGDVILRINSETVADAASFNKIVRALPEGKAVRVLVQRNKSTLWLALKIEK; the protein is encoded by the coding sequence ATGAAACACTTTTTCGCTGTCAGACACATTGCCGTATGCTCGCTCCTTTATGCCGCCCTGTTGATCGTCCCGTTCGGTGCTGTACAGGCGCGCGACCTGCCTGATTTCACCGTCTTGGTGGAAAGGAACAGCCCGGCGGTGGTAAACATCAGTACAACACAAAAGATACAGCACCCACGCGGCAAGATGCCGCCGCGCATGGAAAATCCCTTCCCAGATTCACCGCAGTTTGATGATTTCTTCCGCCATTTCTTTGGGGATGGCGATGGTGGCGGCCCGGAAGCATTCAACTCCCAGTCGCTGGGCTCGGGCTTTATTATCTCGCCGCAGGGCTATGTGCTGACCAATAATCATGTGATCAAGAATGCTGATAAGATCGTGGTGAAGCTGAGCGACAGGCGTGAGCTCACGGCCGAGGTAGTGGGTACCGATGAGCGTAGCGACATCGCGTTGCTCAAGATCGAGGCAGACAACCTGCCGGTAGTCAAGATCGGTGATTCCGATAACCTGAAGGTAGGTGAGTGGGTGTTTGCCATCGGCTCCCCATTCGGATTTGATCACTCTGCTACTGCCGGAATTATCAGCGCCGTCGGGCGTAATTTGCCGTCTGAAAGCTACGTGCCCTTTATCCAGACTGATGTGGCAATCAACCCTGGTAACTCAGGTGGTCCGCTGTTCAACCTGGATGGCGAGGTCATAGGCATCAATTCGCAAATCTTCAGCCGCACCGGAGGCTTCATGGGGCTGTCTTTCGCCATTCCCATGGACGTGGCGATGGAGGTGACAGAGCAGCTCAAGTCCAAGGGCCAGGTTACCCGGGGCTGGCTCGGTGTCATCATCCAGGATGTTACGCAGGAGCTCGCCGAGTCGTTTGGCATGAGCAAGCCGCAGGGCGCGTTGGTGGCGAAAGTGTTGCCGGGTGGGCCGGCAGAGAAGGCAGGTGTGCAGGTTGGTGACATCGTGCTGGAGTTCAGTGGTAAGGTGGTGGAAGAGTCCTCCAATTTGCCTCGCCTGGTGGGGCGTAGCAGGGTGGGCGAATCTGCCGATACCAAGGTGTTGCGCAACGGCAAGCAGGTCATGCTCAAGATCAAGGTGGGTGAGCTGCCACAGGAAGAAGATCTCAAGCTGGGTATGCGCGAGCCAAAATCCATCACTGACAACAAGCTAGGTATGGTGGTTGTTGAGATGAGCCCCGAGCAACGCAAACAGCTTGAAATCAAAGGTGGCGTACTGGTGCAGCAGGTGGATGATGGTCCCGCGCTCAAGGGTGGTGTACGTCGTGGGGATGTAATCCTGCGGATCAACAGTGAAACTGTGGCAGATGCCGCAAGCTTTAATAAAATTGTGCGCGCATTGCCGGAGGGCAAGGCGGTACGTGTGCTGGTGCAGCGTAATAAAAGTACGCTATGGCTGGCATTGAAGATAGAGAAGTAA
- the asd gene encoding archaetidylserine decarboxylase (Phosphatidylserine decarboxylase is synthesized as a single chain precursor. Generation of the pyruvoyl active site from a Ser is coupled to cleavage of a Gly-Ser bond between the larger (beta) and smaller (alpha chains). It is an integral membrane protein.) has protein sequence MTLSDFIKTLPQYLAPQHPLSKLMHFLTRARLRAWKEWQIRWFVRRYGVDMSIAAQPDPLAYADFNSFFTRALRPDARPVANGADDIACPVDGVVSQIGSIEGGRIFQAKGHTFGLRDLLGGSDIRAAPFHNGQFATLYLSPKDYHRIHMPLSGKLREMTYVPGRLFSVNTRTTSVVPDLFARNERVIAIFDTDAGPMALVLVGALFVASIETVWSGAVTPPFGKAIQQWNYKDIHLARGAEMGRFNMGSTVIVLFGADNAVWRPGLGAGTPVQMGEVLGNIQNQ, from the coding sequence ATGACCCTGAGTGATTTCATCAAAACCCTGCCGCAATACCTGGCACCACAGCACCCGCTGTCGAAACTCATGCACTTTCTTACACGCGCACGCCTGCGGGCATGGAAAGAGTGGCAGATTCGCTGGTTCGTCCGGCGTTACGGCGTGGACATGAGCATCGCCGCGCAGCCTGACCCATTGGCCTACGCTGACTTCAACAGCTTCTTTACCCGCGCACTAAGGCCGGATGCACGCCCTGTCGCAAACGGTGCGGACGATATCGCCTGCCCGGTAGACGGCGTGGTGAGCCAGATCGGCAGCATTGAGGGCGGGCGTATTTTCCAGGCCAAGGGACACACGTTCGGGCTGCGGGATTTACTGGGCGGTTCCGACATACGCGCCGCACCGTTTCATAACGGACAATTCGCCACGCTCTACCTCTCACCCAAAGACTACCACCGCATACACATGCCACTCAGTGGGAAACTACGCGAGATGACCTATGTCCCCGGTCGATTGTTTAGCGTAAACACACGCACTACGTCTGTCGTCCCGGATTTATTTGCGCGTAACGAGCGTGTCATTGCGATCTTCGACACCGACGCCGGGCCGATGGCGCTGGTGTTGGTGGGTGCGCTGTTTGTCGCCAGCATTGAAACCGTGTGGTCGGGAGCCGTAACGCCGCCGTTCGGTAAAGCCATACAACAGTGGAATTACAAGGACATTCACCTCGCGCGTGGCGCGGAGATGGGACGCTTCAACATGGGCTCAACCGTGATCGTTCTGTTCGGCGCTGACAATGCTGTTTGGCGCCCCGGACTCGGCGCCGGGACACCGGTACAGATGGGGGAAGTGCTGGGCAATATCCAAAACCAGTAG
- the mog gene encoding molybdopterin adenylyltransferase: MTTTPARIGIITVSDRASTGIYADRSGPAIRAALEKIIATPWQAYACIIPDEQDVVEGTLKDLCDTQGCCLVVTTGGTGPAPRDITPEATAAVCDKILDGFGEQMRAVSLKVVPTAILSRQIAGIRGKSLIINLPGKPAAIDDCLHAVFPAVPYCIDLIGGPYLETRPDVLTAFRPKK; the protein is encoded by the coding sequence ATGACTACCACACCTGCACGGATAGGCATCATCACCGTCTCAGATCGTGCCAGCACCGGTATTTATGCCGATCGTAGCGGTCCCGCCATCCGCGCTGCGCTGGAAAAAATTATCGCTACGCCGTGGCAGGCCTATGCCTGCATTATTCCCGATGAACAGGACGTCGTCGAAGGAACACTGAAGGATTTATGTGATACCCAGGGTTGCTGCCTTGTCGTCACCACCGGCGGCACCGGCCCTGCGCCGCGCGACATCACACCCGAGGCCACGGCAGCCGTGTGCGACAAGATTCTTGATGGCTTCGGCGAGCAGATGCGTGCCGTGTCGCTCAAGGTCGTGCCGACCGCCATACTCTCACGCCAGATCGCAGGCATCCGCGGCAAGAGCCTCATTATCAATTTGCCCGGCAAGCCAGCCGCCATCGATGACTGTCTGCACGCCGTATTCCCCGCCGTACCTTACTGCATTGACTTGATTGGCGGGCCGTATCTGGAGACCCGCCCCGACGTGCTCACCGCCTTCCGCCCCAAGAAATAA
- a CDS encoding TIGR04282 family arsenosugar biosynthesis glycosyltransferase produces the protein MQFPEAVILVFAKAPIAGEVKTRLIPALGTAAATDLHAQLVRHTLTTVVYADICPVQLWCAPDTTHPFFAECQRNFAVTLHTQQGSDLGARMVHAFDAALQEYRRAVIIGSDCPLLTAHDITTTLSALRDGYNAVLGPAQDGGYVLLGLKQAPPALFDNIPWGTANVLVLTRERLQQLQWRVTELAPHWDVDRPEDLAHPFMQKLLLEISPE, from the coding sequence ATGCAATTCCCTGAGGCCGTCATTCTGGTGTTTGCCAAGGCACCGATTGCGGGTGAGGTAAAGACTCGCCTGATTCCGGCCCTCGGTACAGCCGCTGCTACTGATTTGCATGCCCAACTGGTACGCCACACACTCACCACAGTGGTATACGCCGACATCTGCCCGGTACAGCTTTGGTGCGCCCCGGACACAACGCATCCGTTCTTTGCCGAATGTCAGCGCAATTTCGCTGTCACGCTACACACACAGCAAGGCAGCGATCTCGGCGCGCGCATGGTGCATGCCTTCGATGCCGCCTTGCAGGAGTACCGACGGGCCGTGATTATTGGCAGCGACTGCCCCCTGCTCACCGCACACGACATCACCACCACGCTGTCCGCTCTGCGCGACGGCTATAACGCCGTGCTTGGCCCGGCGCAGGACGGCGGCTATGTCCTGCTCGGGCTCAAACAGGCTCCGCCCGCATTGTTCGACAATATCCCCTGGGGCACAGCGAATGTACTTGTCCTTACACGTGAGCGTCTCCAGCAGTTACAATGGCGTGTTACTGAACTGGCGCCGCACTGGGATGTGGACAGGCCCGAGGATCTCGCCCATCCTTTTATGCAGAAACTGTTGCTTGAGATTAGCCCTGAATGA
- a CDS encoding TIGR04283 family arsenosugar biosynthesis glycosyltransferase, translating into MSDIRLSIIVPTLNEAGGIVATLQPLQPLRRRGHEVILADGGSTDTTVLLAEPWVDQTTHSHCGRALQMNTGAQAAHGQILLFLHADTQLPPDADRLLLEALRTHRWGRFDVRLSGTRIGLRIIEWLMNWRSRLSGIATGDQAIFVRRDAFQQVGGFPAIPLMEDIALSRALKKLDRPRCLRTRVTTSSRRWEQQGLIRTVLLMWRLRLAYWLGADPARLAKQYRA; encoded by the coding sequence ATGAGCGACATACGCCTCAGCATTATCGTACCCACGCTCAACGAAGCCGGTGGCATTGTTGCGACGTTACAGCCACTGCAACCGCTGCGCCGCCGTGGGCATGAAGTCATTCTGGCGGATGGCGGCAGCACCGATACTACCGTCCTGCTGGCCGAACCGTGGGTAGATCAGACAACGCACAGCCACTGCGGGCGCGCCCTGCAAATGAATACCGGGGCCCAGGCGGCGCACGGTCAAATACTGCTCTTCCTGCATGCCGACACGCAACTGCCGCCCGATGCAGACCGCTTGCTGCTTGAGGCCTTGCGAACACACCGCTGGGGGCGATTTGACGTGCGCCTCTCCGGCACCCGCATCGGACTGCGTATCATCGAGTGGCTGATGAACTGGCGCTCGCGCCTCAGCGGCATCGCGACCGGTGATCAGGCTATTTTCGTCCGCCGTGACGCATTTCAGCAGGTCGGAGGTTTTCCCGCTATCCCGCTGATGGAGGATATTGCCCTCTCGCGCGCCCTGAAAAAACTGGATCGCCCACGGTGTCTGCGTACCCGCGTGACCACCTCCAGCCGGCGCTGGGAACAACAAGGGTTGATACGCACCGTGCTGCTCATGTGGCGGCTGCGTCTTGCCTATTGGCTGGGGGCAGATCCGGCCCGGCTCGCCAAACAGTACCGCGCATAA